CGCACAACTGGCGCTCGGAGGGGAGACGCTGTCCAGGCCGCAGACTGCCCCGCGCAATCTGCGCGGCCAGCGCGGTCTTTAACTGAAGGTGCAGTGGAGTAGAGCTGTTGCGCTGTAAGGCCATCCGACCACCCTCGGGAACGGCAATACACTACCATGAGAAGAGGTTGGGCTGGAACTGGTAATTACCAGTTCACAATATACCACAAGTTGCCGGGATTGTCAATAGCCAGTTTTCGCGCATGGAATACGCCATGCTGAGGTTATCAGATTGGTTAATTGTAAAAACACCTGGCACAGAAAAAGGTGGCAGTCAGCCCGGAGGTGACTGCCACCTGGCAGAAACAAGGGCAGGCGGCGGTGTTACAGCACGATGCCGGCGATCTCGCGGCGGATGCGCGCATCCACTTCCGCCGGCCAGCGCGCCGGCTGGTGCGTCTGCAGGATCTGGCGCGCTTTCTCGCGGGCGCGCTCGCGGGCGGTCTTGGCGCCGGCGGCGACCCAATCCTC
The nucleotide sequence above comes from Anaerolineae bacterium. Encoded proteins:
- a CDS encoding trimethylamine methyltransferase family protein, giving the protein ARGTEALAQEVIEKVGPGGNFLAEDHTARHLRSEFYFPTLSDRESREDWVAAGAKTARERAREKARQILQTHQPARWPAEVDARIRREIAGIVL